In Fodinicurvata sediminis DSM 21159, one genomic interval encodes:
- a CDS encoding TRAP transporter large permease yields the protein MIWFVSLALLVLLALSIPVGIVLFLLGFGIDQFFSGFPLMRGLGQVVWSSSNSSTLIAIPFFVLLGEILVRGGIAERTYAALDKWFSWLPGGLVHANIGTATMFSATSGSSVATAATVATVAMPQAEKLGYDPRLFSGAIAAGGTLGILIPPSINLIVYGFLTETSIPKLFVAGLVPGLLMAAIFVLVTAVICWFRPSLGGPSRSFSWRDKLASLTQLLPVLLLFVVVVGSIYAGWATPTESAAVGVAMALLIAAGNRGVNLDMLRLSLLGTVRITAMIMLVIIGAYFLNFTLASAGLGRELTSLINAYDLSPMGTLLLVICIYIVLGFFIETLSLMVATIPIIVPIMAQMGFDKLWLGILLIVLIEMALITPPVGLNLYVVQGARQKGNLGEVMVGAIPYVLVMLLMVALLVLLPDLALWLPSII from the coding sequence GGGACTGGGCCAGGTGGTCTGGTCGTCCTCCAACAGCTCGACCCTGATCGCCATTCCCTTCTTCGTCCTGCTGGGTGAGATCCTGGTGCGCGGCGGTATTGCCGAACGCACCTACGCCGCGCTGGACAAGTGGTTTTCCTGGCTGCCGGGCGGCCTGGTGCATGCCAACATCGGCACCGCGACCATGTTCTCGGCGACCTCGGGCTCCTCGGTGGCCACCGCCGCCACGGTCGCCACGGTCGCCATGCCGCAGGCCGAGAAGCTGGGGTATGATCCGCGCCTCTTCTCTGGCGCCATCGCGGCCGGCGGCACGTTGGGCATCCTTATCCCGCCCTCGATCAACCTGATCGTCTACGGCTTCCTGACCGAAACCTCGATTCCGAAGCTTTTCGTGGCGGGACTGGTGCCCGGACTGTTGATGGCCGCCATCTTCGTGTTGGTGACGGCCGTGATCTGCTGGTTTCGCCCTTCCCTGGGCGGCCCCAGCCGCAGCTTCTCCTGGCGCGACAAGCTGGCCAGCCTGACCCAGTTGTTGCCGGTCCTGCTGCTGTTCGTCGTTGTCGTCGGCTCGATCTATGCCGGCTGGGCCACACCCACGGAATCCGCTGCCGTCGGCGTTGCCATGGCCCTGTTGATCGCAGCGGGAAACCGCGGTGTGAACCTGGATATGCTGCGCCTGTCGCTGTTGGGAACCGTGCGAATCACGGCCATGATCATGTTGGTCATCATTGGCGCCTACTTCCTGAACTTCACCCTGGCTTCGGCCGGCCTGGGCCGCGAGCTCACCAGCCTGATCAATGCCTACGATCTAAGCCCCATGGGCACTCTGCTGCTGGTCATCTGCATCTACATCGTCCTCGGCTTCTTCATCGAGACGCTCTCCCTGATGGTGGCGACCATCCCCATCATCGTGCCGATCATGGCCCAGATGGGCTTCGACAAGCTGTGGCTGGGCATCCTGCTGATCGTCCTGATCGAGATGGCGCTGATCACGCCCCCGGTGGGCCTGAATCTCTACGTGGTCCAGGGCGCGCGCCAGAAGGGCAACCTCGGCGAGGTCATGGTCGGCGCCATACCCTACGTCCTGGTCATGCTGCTGATGGTGGCCCTGCTGGTCCTGCTGCCGGACCTGGCGCTCTGGCTACCCTCCATCATCTGA
- a CDS encoding DUF2848 domain-containing protein — protein sequence MHFTCNGTPLKIDIAHCTVAGWTGRDRTAIDHHIEELAAIGVTPPSAVPLYYRVSPDLLTQKADIQVVGDNTSGEVEPLLVRNNGKTYIGLASDHTDRTLEAHSVAHSKQVCAKPCAGELWEFAPIAERLDELQLRSWIVENGKKTLYQEGTLASIRPLEELIKGAGLLAAAGEQAAAMLCGTFGVQGGVRPAAEFHMELHDPAADRSIRHSYRITPLPVVA from the coding sequence ATGCACTTCACCTGCAATGGCACCCCCCTGAAGATCGACATTGCCCACTGCACGGTTGCCGGTTGGACCGGGCGTGACCGTACGGCCATCGACCATCACATCGAGGAATTGGCCGCCATCGGCGTCACGCCGCCCTCGGCCGTGCCGCTGTACTATCGTGTCTCCCCCGATCTCTTGACCCAGAAGGCGGATATCCAGGTGGTGGGCGACAACACCTCCGGCGAGGTGGAGCCCCTGCTGGTGCGAAACAACGGCAAGACCTACATCGGCCTGGCCTCCGATCATACCGACCGCACTCTGGAAGCCCATTCGGTGGCCCACTCCAAGCAGGTCTGCGCAAAGCCCTGTGCCGGAGAGCTCTGGGAATTCGCGCCGATTGCCGAGCGCCTGGACGAATTGCAGCTGCGCTCCTGGATTGTCGAGAACGGCAAGAAGACCCTGTACCAGGAAGGAACCCTTGCCTCTATTCGTCCTCTGGAGGAGTTGATCAAGGGGGCTGGCCTGCTGGCCGCGGCAGGCGAGCAGGCCGCCGCCATGCTCTGCGGCACCTTCGGTGTCCAGGGCGGCGTGCGGCCGGCGGCGGAATTCCACATGGAACTGCACGACCCGGCCGCGGACCGCAGCATTCGCCACAGCTATCGCATCACGCCGCTGCCGGTCGTCGCCTGA